From a region of the Enterobacter cancerogenus genome:
- the lpdA gene encoding dihydrolipoyl dehydrogenase — protein sequence MSTEIKTQVVVLGAGPAGYSAAFRAADLGLETVIVERYNTLGGVCLNVGCIPSKALLHVAKVIEEAKALAEHGIVFGEPKTDIDKIRTWKEKVITQLTGGLAGMAKGRKVKVVNGLGKFTGANTLEVEGENGKTVINFDNAIIAAGSRPIELPFIPHEDPRVWDSTDALELKTVPKRLLVMGGGIIGLEMGTVYHALGSDIDVVEMFDQVIPAADKDIVKVFTKRISKKFNLMLETKVTAVEAKEDGIYVSMEGKKAPAEPQRYDAVLVAIGRVPNGKNLDAGKAGVEVDDRGFIRVDKQLRTNVPHIFAIGDIVGQPMLAHKGVHEGHVAAEVIAGMKHYFDPKVIPSIAYTEPEVAWVGLTEKEAKEKGISYETATFPWAASGRAIASDCADGMTKLIFDKESHRVIGGAIVGTNGGELLGEIGLAIEMGCDAEDIALTIHAHPTLHESVGLAAEVFEGSITDLPNAKAKKK from the coding sequence ATGAGCACAGAAATCAAAACTCAGGTCGTAGTACTTGGGGCAGGCCCGGCAGGTTATTCCGCAGCATTCCGCGCTGCGGATTTAGGTCTGGAAACCGTCATCGTAGAACGTTACAACACCCTCGGCGGTGTTTGTCTGAACGTCGGCTGTATCCCTTCTAAAGCGCTGCTGCACGTAGCGAAAGTTATCGAAGAAGCCAAAGCGCTGGCTGAACACGGTATCGTCTTCGGCGAGCCGAAAACCGATATCGACAAAATTCGTACCTGGAAAGAGAAAGTTATCACTCAGCTGACCGGCGGTCTGGCAGGTATGGCCAAAGGCCGTAAAGTGAAAGTGGTTAACGGTCTGGGTAAATTCACCGGGGCGAACACCCTGGAAGTGGAAGGTGAAAACGGCAAAACCGTGATCAACTTCGACAACGCGATCATCGCGGCGGGTTCCCGTCCGATCGAACTGCCGTTCATTCCACATGAAGACCCACGCGTATGGGATTCCACCGATGCGCTGGAGCTGAAAACCGTTCCTAAGCGTCTGCTGGTAATGGGTGGCGGTATCATCGGTCTGGAAATGGGTACCGTGTACCACGCGCTGGGTTCAGACATTGACGTGGTTGAAATGTTCGACCAGGTGATCCCGGCTGCTGACAAAGACATCGTTAAAGTCTTCACCAAGCGCATCAGCAAGAAGTTCAACCTGATGCTGGAAACCAAAGTGACTGCCGTTGAAGCGAAAGAAGACGGTATTTACGTTTCCATGGAAGGCAAAAAAGCCCCTGCAGAACCACAGCGTTACGACGCCGTGCTGGTGGCTATCGGCCGTGTGCCGAACGGTAAAAACCTCGACGCAGGCAAAGCCGGCGTGGAAGTGGACGACCGTGGCTTCATCCGCGTTGACAAGCAGCTGCGCACCAACGTGCCACACATCTTTGCTATCGGCGATATCGTTGGTCAGCCAATGCTGGCACACAAAGGTGTTCACGAAGGTCACGTTGCCGCTGAAGTTATCGCGGGCATGAAGCACTACTTCGATCCGAAAGTGATCCCATCTATCGCCTACACCGAGCCAGAAGTTGCCTGGGTGGGTCTGACCGAGAAAGAAGCGAAAGAGAAAGGCATCAGCTACGAAACCGCCACCTTCCCGTGGGCTGCTTCTGGCCGTGCTATCGCTTCTGACTGCGCAGACGGTATGACCAAGCTTATCTTCGACAAAGAATCTCACCGTGTTATCGGTGGTGCGATTGTCGGGACCAACGGCGGCGAGCTGCTGGGCGAAATCGGCCTGGCGATCGAAATGGGCTGTGATGCTGAAGACATCGCGCTGACCATCCACGCGCACCCGACTCTGCACGAGTCTGTGGGCCTGGCGGCAGAAGTGTTTGAAGGTAGCATCACCGACCTGCCAAACGCCAAAGCGAAGAAGAAATAA
- the aceF gene encoding pyruvate dehydrogenase complex dihydrolipoyllysine-residue acetyltransferase, whose protein sequence is MAIEINVPDIGADEVEITEILVKVGDKVEAEQSLITVEGDKASMEVPSPQAGIVKEIKVSVGDKTETGKLIMIFDSADGAADAAPAKAEEKKEAAPAAAPAAAAAKDVNVPDIGGDEVEVTEILVKVGDTVTAEQSLITVEGDKASMEVPAPFAGTVKEIKINTGDKVSTGSLIMVFEVAGAEGAAAPAKAEAAPAQAAAPAAAGGAKDVNVPDIGGDEVEVTEVMVKVGDKVAAEQSLITVEGDKASMEVPAPFAGTVKEIKISTGDKVSTGSLIMVFEVEGAAPAAAQAAAAAPAPAAAPAQAAKPAAAPAAKAEGKSEFAENDAYVHATPLIRRLAREFGVNLAKVKGTGRKGRILREDVQTYVKDAVKRAEAAPAAAAGGGIPGMLPWPKVDFSKFGEIEEVELGRIQKISGANLSRNWVMIPHVTHFDKTDITDLEAFRKQQNAEAEKRKLDVKFTPVVFIMKAVAAALEQMPRFNSSLSEDGQKLTLKKYINIGVAVDTPNGLVVPVFKDVNKKSITELSRELTTISKKARDGKLTAGEMQGGCFTISSIGGLGTTHFAPIVNAPEVAILGVSKSAMEPVWNGKEFVPRLMMPISLSFDHRVIDGADGARFITIINNTLSDIRRLVM, encoded by the coding sequence ATGGCTATCGAAATCAATGTACCGGACATCGGGGCTGATGAAGTTGAAATCACCGAGATCCTGGTCAAAGTGGGCGACAAAGTTGAAGCTGAACAGTCGCTGATCACCGTAGAGGGCGACAAAGCCTCTATGGAAGTACCGTCTCCTCAGGCTGGCATCGTTAAAGAGATCAAAGTCTCTGTTGGCGATAAAACCGAGACGGGCAAACTGATCATGATTTTCGATTCCGCCGACGGTGCAGCTGATGCTGCACCTGCTAAGGCAGAAGAGAAGAAAGAAGCCGCTCCGGCTGCAGCACCTGCTGCTGCGGCAGCGAAAGACGTTAACGTGCCTGACATCGGCGGTGATGAAGTTGAAGTCACTGAAATCCTGGTGAAAGTAGGCGATACCGTTACGGCTGAACAGTCCCTGATCACCGTAGAAGGCGACAAAGCCTCTATGGAAGTCCCTGCGCCGTTCGCAGGTACCGTTAAAGAGATCAAAATCAACACCGGTGACAAAGTGTCTACCGGCTCCCTGATCATGGTCTTTGAAGTGGCTGGCGCTGAAGGCGCGGCGGCTCCGGCGAAAGCCGAAGCGGCTCCGGCCCAGGCGGCTGCACCAGCAGCGGCTGGCGGTGCGAAAGACGTAAACGTACCGGACATCGGCGGTGACGAAGTTGAAGTGACCGAAGTGATGGTGAAAGTGGGCGACAAAGTTGCCGCTGAACAGTCACTGATCACCGTTGAAGGCGACAAGGCTTCCATGGAAGTTCCTGCGCCGTTCGCAGGTACCGTTAAAGAGATCAAAATCAGCACCGGCGACAAAGTGTCTACCGGTTCTCTGATCATGGTCTTCGAAGTAGAAGGCGCTGCGCCTGCGGCCGCTCAGGCTGCCGCGGCTGCTCCAGCTCCGGCTGCTGCACCGGCTCAGGCTGCTAAACCTGCTGCTGCCCCTGCTGCAAAAGCGGAAGGCAAATCCGAGTTCGCCGAAAACGATGCTTACGTCCACGCTACACCGCTGATTCGTCGCCTGGCGCGCGAGTTCGGTGTAAACCTGGCGAAAGTGAAAGGGACCGGTCGTAAAGGTCGTATCCTGCGTGAAGACGTTCAGACATACGTGAAAGACGCGGTGAAACGCGCCGAAGCTGCACCTGCTGCAGCCGCTGGCGGCGGTATCCCGGGCATGCTGCCATGGCCAAAAGTGGACTTCAGCAAGTTCGGCGAAATCGAAGAAGTGGAACTGGGCCGTATCCAGAAAATCTCTGGTGCTAACCTGAGCCGTAACTGGGTGATGATCCCGCACGTTACGCACTTCGATAAGACCGATATCACCGATCTGGAAGCGTTCCGTAAACAGCAGAACGCCGAAGCTGAGAAGCGTAAACTGGACGTGAAATTCACCCCAGTGGTCTTCATCATGAAAGCGGTTGCGGCGGCGCTGGAACAGATGCCACGTTTCAACAGCTCCCTGTCCGAAGACGGCCAGAAGCTGACGCTGAAGAAATACATCAACATCGGTGTTGCGGTTGATACGCCAAATGGTCTGGTTGTTCCGGTCTTCAAAGACGTGAACAAGAAGAGCATTACCGAGCTGTCCCGTGAACTGACCACCATCTCCAAAAAAGCGCGTGATGGTAAGCTGACTGCCGGTGAAATGCAGGGCGGCTGCTTCACTATCTCCAGCATCGGCGGCCTGGGTACGACCCACTTCGCACCGATTGTGAACGCGCCGGAAGTGGCCATCCTCGGTGTGTCCAAGTCCGCGATGGAGCCGGTGTGGAATGGTAAAGAGTTTGTGCCGCGTCTGATGATGCCAATCTCTCTCTCCTTCGACCACCGCGTTATCGACGGTGCAGATGGTGCGCGTTTCATCACCATCATTAACAACACCCTGAGCGACATTCGCCGCCTGGTGATGTAA
- the aceE gene encoding pyruvate dehydrogenase (acetyl-transferring), homodimeric type, translating to MSERLQNDVDPIETRDWLQAIESVIREEGVERAQYLIDQLLSEARKGGVKVAAGAGANNYVNTIAVEDEPEYPGNLDLERRIRSAIRWNAIMTVLRASKKDLELGGHMASFQSSATVYEVCFNHFFRAANEKDGGDLVYFQGHISPGIYARAFLEGRLTEEQMNNFRQEVHGKGLSSYPHPKLMPEFWQFPTVSMGLGPIGAIYQAKFLKYLEHRGLKDTSEQTVYAFLGDGEMDEPESKGAITIATREKLDNLCFIINCNLQRLDGPVTGNGKIINELEGIFAGAGWNVIKVMWGGRWDELLRKDTSGKLIQLMNETVDGDYQTFKSKDGAYVREHFFGKYPETAALVADWTDEQIWALNRGGHDPKKVYAALKKAQETKGKATVILAHTIKGYGMGDTAEGKNIAHQVKKMNMDGVRYIRDRFNVPVTDEQVENLSYITFPEGSEEHKYLHERRQALKGYLPARQPKFTEKLELPALEDFSQLLEEQNKEISTTIAFVRALNVMLKNKSIKDRLVPIIADEARTFGMEGLFRQIGIYSPNGQQYTPQDREQVAYYKEDEKGQILQEGINELGAGASWLAAATSYSTNNLPMIPFYIYYSMFGFQRIGDLCWQAGDQQARGFLIGGTSGRTTLNGEGLQHEDGHSHIQSLTIPNCISYDPSYAYEVAVIMHDGLTRMYGEAQENIYYYITTLNENYHMPAMPAGAEEGIRKGIYKLETLEGSKGKVQLLGSGSILRHVREAAQILANDYGVGSDVYSVTSFTELARDGQDCERWNMLHPMENPRVPYIAQVMNDAPAVASTDYMKLFAEQVRTYVPADDYRVLGTDGFGRSDSRENLRHHFEVDASYVVVAALGELAKRGEIDKKVVADAITKFNIDAEKVNPRLA from the coding sequence ATGTCAGAACGTCTCCAAAATGACGTGGATCCGATCGAAACTCGCGACTGGCTACAGGCGATCGAATCGGTCATCCGTGAAGAAGGTGTTGAGCGCGCTCAGTATCTGATTGATCAGCTCCTTTCAGAAGCCCGCAAAGGCGGTGTGAAGGTTGCTGCAGGTGCAGGGGCTAACAACTACGTAAACACGATTGCCGTCGAAGACGAACCGGAATACCCGGGCAATCTGGATCTGGAACGTCGTATTCGTTCTGCTATCCGCTGGAACGCCATCATGACCGTTCTGCGCGCGTCCAAAAAAGACCTGGAACTGGGTGGCCACATGGCGTCCTTCCAGTCTTCTGCAACCGTTTATGAAGTGTGCTTCAACCACTTCTTCCGTGCGGCCAACGAGAAAGACGGCGGCGATCTGGTGTACTTCCAGGGCCACATCTCTCCGGGCATCTACGCGCGTGCGTTCCTGGAAGGTCGTCTGACTGAAGAGCAGATGAACAACTTCCGTCAGGAAGTTCACGGTAAAGGTCTGTCTTCTTATCCGCACCCTAAACTGATGCCAGAATTCTGGCAGTTCCCGACCGTATCTATGGGTCTGGGTCCAATCGGTGCGATTTATCAGGCTAAATTCCTGAAATATCTGGAACACCGTGGTCTGAAAGACACCTCTGAGCAAACCGTTTACGCCTTCCTGGGCGACGGCGAAATGGATGAGCCAGAATCTAAGGGTGCGATCACCATCGCGACCCGTGAGAAGCTGGACAACCTGTGCTTCATCATCAACTGTAACCTGCAGCGTCTGGATGGTCCGGTAACCGGCAACGGCAAGATCATCAACGAACTGGAAGGCATCTTCGCGGGTGCTGGCTGGAACGTGATTAAAGTGATGTGGGGCGGTCGTTGGGATGAGCTGCTGCGTAAAGACACCAGCGGTAAACTGATCCAGCTGATGAACGAAACCGTTGACGGCGACTACCAGACCTTCAAATCCAAAGACGGTGCCTACGTGCGTGAGCACTTCTTCGGTAAATACCCTGAAACCGCCGCACTGGTTGCAGACTGGACTGATGAGCAGATCTGGGCGCTGAACCGTGGTGGTCACGATCCGAAGAAAGTCTACGCGGCACTGAAAAAAGCGCAGGAAACCAAAGGTAAAGCGACTGTAATCCTGGCCCACACCATCAAAGGTTACGGCATGGGTGATACCGCAGAAGGTAAAAACATCGCTCACCAGGTGAAGAAAATGAACATGGACGGCGTGCGTTATATCCGCGACCGTTTCAACGTTCCAGTGACCGATGAGCAGGTAGAAAACCTGTCTTACATCACCTTCCCGGAAGGCTCTGAAGAGCACAAGTACCTGCACGAACGTCGTCAGGCGCTGAAAGGCTACCTGCCTGCTCGTCAGCCTAAGTTCACCGAGAAACTGGAACTGCCAGCGCTGGAAGACTTCTCTCAGCTGCTGGAAGAGCAGAACAAAGAGATCTCCACCACTATCGCTTTCGTGCGTGCCCTGAACGTGATGCTGAAGAACAAGTCGATCAAAGATCGTCTGGTTCCAATCATCGCCGACGAAGCGCGTACTTTCGGTATGGAAGGTCTGTTCCGTCAGATCGGTATCTACAGCCCGAACGGCCAGCAGTACACCCCGCAAGACCGTGAGCAGGTTGCATACTACAAAGAAGACGAGAAAGGCCAGATCCTGCAGGAAGGTATCAACGAGCTGGGTGCAGGCGCGTCCTGGCTGGCTGCTGCGACCTCTTACAGCACCAACAACCTGCCGATGATCCCCTTCTACATCTACTACTCCATGTTCGGTTTCCAGCGTATCGGTGACCTGTGCTGGCAGGCGGGCGACCAGCAGGCTCGCGGCTTCCTGATCGGGGGTACTTCTGGTCGTACGACCCTGAACGGTGAAGGTCTGCAGCACGAAGATGGTCACAGCCACATTCAGTCGCTGACTATCCCTAACTGTATCTCTTACGACCCGTCTTACGCGTACGAAGTGGCTGTCATCATGCATGACGGTCTGACCCGTATGTACGGCGAAGCACAAGAGAACATTTACTACTACATCACCACGCTGAACGAAAACTACCACATGCCGGCTATGCCAGCAGGTGCCGAGGAAGGTATCCGCAAAGGTATCTACAAACTCGAAACCCTCGAAGGTAGCAAAGGTAAAGTTCAGCTGCTGGGCTCCGGCTCTATCCTGCGTCACGTCCGTGAAGCAGCACAGATCCTGGCGAACGACTACGGTGTCGGTTCCGATGTGTACAGCGTAACCTCCTTCACTGAACTGGCGCGTGATGGCCAGGATTGTGAGCGCTGGAACATGCTGCACCCAATGGAAAACCCACGCGTTCCGTACATCGCTCAGGTGATGAACGACGCGCCAGCGGTGGCGTCTACTGACTATATGAAACTGTTCGCTGAGCAGGTTCGTACTTACGTTCCAGCGGATGATTATCGCGTTCTGGGTACTGACGGCTTCGGTCGTTCTGACAGCCGCGAAAACCTGCGTCACCACTTCGAAGTTGATGCTTCTTACGTGGTTGTAGCAGCCCTGGGCGAACTGGCTAAACGTGGCGAAATCGATAAGAAAGTGGTTGCGGATGCAATTACCAAATTCAACATCGATGCAGAAAAAGTTAACCCGCGTCTGGCGTAA
- the aroP gene encoding aromatic amino acid transporter AroP, protein MEAQQHGDQLKRGLKNRHIQLIALGGAIGTGLFLGSASVIQSAGPGIILGYAIAGFIAFLIMRQLGEMVVEEPVAGSFSHFAYKYWGSFAGFASGWNYWVLYVLVAMAELTAVGKYIQFWYPEIPTWASAAAFFVIINAINLTNVKVFGEMEFWFAIIKVIAVVAMIIFGGWLLFSGNGGPQATVRNLWEQGGFLPHGMTGLVMMMAIIMFSFGGLELVGITAAEADNPEQSIPKATNQVIYRILIFYVGSLAVLLSLLPWTRVTADTSPFVLIFHELGDTFVANALNVVVLTAALSVYNSCVYCNSRMLFGLAQQGNAPKALLNVDKRGVPVNTIIVSAVVTALCVLINYLAPESAFGLLMALVVSALVINWAMISLAHIKFRRAKQQQGVTTRFPALLYPLGNWVCLLFMAAVLVIMLITPGMAISVYLIPVWIALLGVGYMVKQKNAKTVKAH, encoded by the coding sequence ATGGAAGCTCAACAGCATGGCGATCAGCTCAAGCGCGGCCTCAAAAACCGCCATATACAGCTCATCGCATTGGGTGGTGCCATTGGTACCGGCCTGTTTCTGGGAAGCGCATCGGTTATCCAGTCAGCCGGACCGGGCATTATTTTGGGTTATGCCATCGCAGGGTTCATTGCCTTCCTGATTATGCGCCAGCTCGGTGAAATGGTCGTTGAAGAGCCGGTTGCAGGCTCGTTCAGCCACTTTGCTTATAAATACTGGGGCAGCTTTGCGGGCTTCGCATCCGGCTGGAACTACTGGGTGCTGTACGTTCTGGTTGCCATGGCCGAACTGACTGCCGTCGGCAAGTACATTCAGTTCTGGTACCCGGAGATCCCCACCTGGGCTTCCGCCGCCGCGTTCTTCGTCATTATTAACGCCATTAACCTGACCAACGTGAAGGTGTTCGGTGAGATGGAGTTCTGGTTTGCAATCATCAAAGTCATTGCCGTTGTGGCGATGATTATCTTCGGCGGCTGGCTGCTGTTCAGCGGCAACGGCGGCCCGCAGGCGACGGTGCGTAACCTCTGGGAGCAGGGCGGGTTCCTGCCGCACGGCATGACCGGCCTGGTGATGATGATGGCGATCATTATGTTCTCCTTCGGCGGCCTGGAGCTGGTAGGCATCACTGCCGCAGAAGCCGATAACCCGGAGCAGAGCATTCCGAAAGCGACCAACCAGGTTATCTACCGTATTCTGATCTTCTACGTAGGCTCGCTGGCCGTGCTGCTCTCCCTACTGCCATGGACGCGCGTCACGGCGGATACCAGCCCGTTCGTTCTGATCTTCCACGAGCTGGGCGACACCTTTGTGGCGAACGCGCTGAACGTCGTGGTGCTGACTGCCGCGCTATCCGTATATAACAGCTGCGTTTACTGCAACAGCCGTATGCTGTTTGGCCTGGCACAGCAGGGCAACGCCCCGAAAGCGCTGCTCAACGTCGACAAGCGTGGCGTACCGGTGAACACCATTATTGTTTCAGCCGTGGTCACTGCGCTGTGCGTGCTGATCAACTACCTGGCACCGGAATCGGCCTTTGGCCTGCTGATGGCGCTGGTGGTTTCTGCCCTGGTCATCAACTGGGCAATGATCAGCCTGGCGCACATCAAATTCCGCCGCGCCAAGCAGCAGCAGGGCGTCACCACACGCTTCCCTGCCCTGCTCTACCCGCTGGGTAACTGGGTTTGCCTGCTGTTCATGGCGGCCGTACTGGTCATCATGCTGATTACCCCAGGCATGGCGATTTCCGTGTACCTGATCCCGGTCTGGATTGCGCTCCTCGGCGTGGGCTATATGGTTAAACAGAAAAATGCCAAAACGGTAAAAGCGCACTGA
- a CDS encoding glycoside-pentoside-hexuronide (GPH):cation symporter: protein MDNNKLSVKEKIGYGMGDAGCNIIFGAIMLFVNYFYTDIFGLAPALVGVLLLSVRVIDAVTDPIMGAIADRTRSKYGRFRPWLLWIAFPYALFSILMFTTPEWSYNSKVIYAFVTYFLLSLTYTAINIPYCSLGGVITNDPKERVACQSYRFVMVGIATLLLSLTLLPMADWFGGDNKAKGYQMAMTVLALIGTCMFLFSFSTVRERVRPAVQTHDELKNDLKDVWKNDQWVRILLLTLCNVCPGFIRMAATMYYVTWVMGQSTHFATIFISLGVVGMMIGSMLAKVLTDRWCKLKVFFWTNIVLAIFSCAFYFFDPKATVAIVVLYFLLNILHQIPSPLHWSLMADVDDYGEWKTGKRITGISFSGNIFFLKLGLAIAGAMVGFLLSWYGYDAGAKAQSADALNGIVLLFTVIPGVGYLITAGVVRLLKVDRETMKQIQEDLEKRRNNYRELNDYQELKAAETK, encoded by the coding sequence ATGGATAACAATAAACTGTCAGTGAAAGAGAAGATCGGCTATGGGATGGGCGACGCAGGATGTAACATCATCTTCGGCGCTATCATGCTGTTTGTTAACTATTTCTATACGGATATTTTTGGTCTTGCCCCCGCGCTGGTCGGCGTTCTGCTGCTGTCCGTGCGCGTCATTGACGCCGTAACGGACCCGATCATGGGCGCCATTGCTGACCGTACCCGCAGCAAATATGGCCGTTTTCGTCCATGGCTGCTGTGGATTGCCTTCCCCTATGCGCTGTTCAGCATCCTGATGTTCACCACCCCGGAATGGAGTTACAACAGCAAAGTTATCTATGCGTTTGTGACCTATTTCCTGCTGTCCCTGACCTACACCGCCATTAACATTCCCTACTGCTCGCTGGGTGGCGTGATCACCAACGACCCAAAAGAGCGCGTGGCCTGTCAGTCCTACCGTTTTGTGATGGTCGGTATCGCGACTCTGCTGCTGTCGCTGACGCTGCTCCCGATGGCCGACTGGTTTGGCGGGGATAACAAAGCCAAAGGCTACCAGATGGCGATGACGGTGCTGGCGCTCATCGGAACCTGTATGTTCCTGTTCAGCTTCTCTACCGTACGCGAGCGCGTGCGTCCGGCGGTCCAGACCCATGACGAGCTTAAAAACGACCTTAAGGACGTGTGGAAAAACGATCAGTGGGTGCGCATCCTGCTGCTGACCCTATGCAACGTCTGCCCCGGTTTTATCCGCATGGCGGCGACAATGTATTACGTCACCTGGGTGATGGGTCAAAGCACCCACTTCGCCACAATCTTTATCAGCCTGGGCGTAGTGGGCATGATGATCGGCAGTATGCTGGCGAAAGTGCTGACCGACCGCTGGTGTAAGCTGAAAGTGTTCTTCTGGACCAACATCGTGCTGGCGATTTTCTCCTGCGCGTTCTACTTCTTCGATCCGAAAGCGACCGTCGCCATCGTGGTGCTCTACTTCCTGCTGAACATCCTGCATCAGATCCCGTCGCCGCTGCACTGGTCGCTGATGGCCGACGTCGATGACTACGGCGAATGGAAAACCGGTAAACGCATCACCGGGATCAGCTTCTCCGGCAATATCTTCTTCCTCAAGCTGGGGCTGGCGATTGCCGGGGCGATGGTCGGTTTCCTGCTCTCCTGGTACGGTTACGACGCCGGCGCGAAAGCGCAAAGCGCGGATGCCCTCAACGGGATTGTGCTGCTGTTTACCGTGATCCCAGGCGTGGGGTATCTCATTACCGCAGGCGTGGTTCGCCTGCTGAAGGTCGATCGTGAAACCATGAAGCAGATCCAGGAAGACCTGGAGAAGCGTCGCAATAACTACCGCGAGCTGAACGATTATCAGGAACTCAAAGCCGCTGAGACGAAATGA
- a CDS encoding glycoside hydrolase family 43 protein, producing the protein MQTWPNPFIEQRADPYILHHEGQYYFIASVPEYDRLAIRRADTLEGLRSADEVVVWRKPDTGPMSQLIWAPELHHIDGKWYIYFAATHTQALDNLGMFQHRMFAIECADRDPLTGSWVEKGQINTPFDTFALDATTFVHQGKRWYLWAQKAPDISGNSNLYLCEMENPWTLIGEPVMLSKPEYDWECRGFWVNEGPAVLMHGDRLFISYSASATDENYCMGLLWIDVDADPQNPANWHKASRPVFRTSYENRQYGPGHNSFTQTPEGEDVLVYHARNYTEIEGDPLYDPNRHTRLKQVRWDENGMPDFGIPPADTL; encoded by the coding sequence ATGCAAACCTGGCCCAACCCGTTTATCGAACAACGAGCCGATCCCTATATTTTGCATCATGAGGGGCAATACTATTTTATTGCCTCAGTGCCAGAGTACGACAGGCTGGCGATCCGCCGCGCTGACACGCTGGAAGGGTTACGCAGCGCCGACGAGGTTGTCGTGTGGCGTAAACCCGATACCGGACCGATGAGCCAGCTGATCTGGGCACCGGAGCTGCATCACATTGACGGGAAGTGGTACATCTATTTTGCTGCCACGCACACCCAGGCGCTGGATAATCTCGGGATGTTCCAGCACCGCATGTTCGCGATTGAATGCGCCGACCGCGATCCGCTAACCGGCTCATGGGTGGAAAAAGGGCAAATCAACACGCCTTTTGACACCTTCGCGCTGGATGCCACCACCTTTGTTCATCAGGGCAAACGCTGGTATCTGTGGGCGCAAAAAGCCCCGGATATCTCCGGAAACTCCAATCTCTATCTCTGTGAAATGGAAAACCCGTGGACGCTGATAGGCGAGCCGGTGATGCTCAGCAAACCGGAATACGACTGGGAGTGCCGTGGATTCTGGGTTAACGAAGGTCCGGCGGTACTGATGCACGGCGACAGGCTGTTTATCAGCTACTCCGCCAGCGCTACCGATGAAAACTACTGCATGGGGCTGTTGTGGATTGATGTTGATGCCGATCCGCAAAACCCGGCGAACTGGCATAAAGCCTCGCGCCCGGTATTCCGGACCAGCTATGAAAATCGTCAGTATGGCCCGGGCCACAACAGCTTTACGCAAACGCCGGAGGGGGAAGACGTGCTGGTGTACCACGCGCGAAACTACACCGAGATTGAGGGCGATCCGCTGTACGATCCGAATCGCCATACCCGCCTGAAACAGGTCCGCTGGGACGAAAACGGGATGCCTGATTTTGGCATCCCGCCTGCGGATACACTCTGA
- the pdhR gene encoding pyruvate dehydrogenase complex transcriptional repressor PdhR, giving the protein MAYSKIRQPKLSDVIEQQLEFLILEGTLRPGEKLPPERELAKQFDVSRPSLREAIQRLEAKGLLLRRQGGGTFVQNSLWQSFSDPLVELLSDHPESQFDLLETRHALEGIAAYYAALRSTDEDRVRIRELHQAIERAQQSGDLDAESSAVVQYQIAVTEAAHNVVLLHLLRCMEPMLAQNVRQNFELLYARREMLPLVSNHRTRVFEAIMAGEPEQAREASHRHLAFIEEILLDRSREQSRRERSLRRIQQRKD; this is encoded by the coding sequence ATGGCCTACAGCAAAATTCGCCAACCAAAATTATCCGATGTGATTGAGCAACAGCTGGAGTTTTTGATCCTCGAAGGGACACTGCGCCCGGGTGAAAAACTTCCGCCAGAACGCGAACTGGCAAAACAGTTCGACGTTTCCCGTCCCTCTCTGCGTGAGGCGATTCAACGTCTCGAAGCAAAGGGCTTGCTCCTTCGTCGTCAGGGCGGCGGAACCTTTGTGCAAAACAGCCTGTGGCAGAGCTTCAGCGACCCGCTGGTAGAACTTCTCTCTGACCACCCAGAATCCCAGTTTGATCTGCTTGAGACCCGTCACGCGCTGGAAGGCATCGCGGCCTATTACGCCGCGCTTCGCAGCACTGATGAAGATCGCGTGCGTATCCGCGAGCTGCATCAGGCCATTGAACGGGCACAGCAGTCCGGCGATTTAGACGCCGAGTCCAGCGCCGTAGTCCAGTATCAAATTGCCGTCACCGAAGCAGCACATAACGTGGTGCTCCTCCATCTGCTACGCTGCATGGAGCCGATGCTGGCCCAGAACGTTCGTCAGAATTTTGAATTGTTGTATGCCCGTCGGGAAATGCTCCCACTGGTAAGCAACCATCGCACCCGAGTATTCGAGGCGATAATGGCCGGGGAACCGGAGCAGGCGCGCGAAGCGTCGCACCGTCACCTGGCTTTCATTGAGGAAATCTTGCTGGACCGCAGCCGTGAGCAATCACGTCGTGAACGCTCACTTCGCCGCATACAGCAACGAAAGGATTAA